CGACGTCGATATCACGCGCGAGGCGGCTCCGACGGTAAAGATCGTCAACGACATCGCGGTCGAAACCGTGCGTCCGATCTGCGAGATGGCGCGGCATTATCTGCGCACGAATCGTCCCTGGCTCTCACGGATCGTACACTGGCTGCTGCGTCATCGGTTGGCGAAGCTCGAAAAGAAGCAGTTCGCCGGCAAAAACACACCGGAAGCCTTTTGCCGCTTCAAGTCTTACCGTGTGATGGTGTACCAGCGGCAATAGGTCGCGCGTCGGGCTGTGCTCGCGCGGTCTACGATTCCCGCGGTATACTACGTGCCAAGCACCAATAGGCACCACGCGCGACTGATTTCGACCGCACGCTCTAGCCGGCAGCCAGCCAGGAAATCACGATGAGCGACAATCTCAAGGGCAAGCGCGTTTTGATGTTCGTGGACGACGTCTACGAAGACCTCGAGCTTTGGTATCCGCGGCTGCGTCTGACCGAGGCCGGGGTCGACGTTACCGTGGCCGGCCCGGCGGCCGACCGGGTCTACGCCGGCAAGCATGGATACCCCTGCCGGTCGAACGCCGCCTTGGCGGATGTGCAAACCGTGGATTTCCATGGCCTGGTCATTCCTGGGGGCTTCATGCCCGACAAACTCCGCCGCGACCTCAAGGTGCTATCGCTGGTGCATGAGTTTGCCGAGGCCAAAAAGCTGGTCGCCGCCATCTGCCACGGCGGCTGGATCGCGATCTCGGCCGGCGTCTATCGCGGCGTGCGGGTTACAGGATCGGCGGGGATTAAGGACGATCTGATTAACGCCGGCGCCCATTGGGAGGATGCCGCCGTGGTGGTCGACCGGCACTTCGTCTCCAGCCGTAAACCTGACGACCTGCCGGACTTCTGTCGCGCGATCCTGGGTCTGCTGTAGACCGACAGCGATGCCATTCTCAAAGGAAAGCGTCCCATCGCCGCAGCATTGCTCGGCTCGTTCGGGGTGGGAGGACCGGCGCCTCATCGTCGCGGCTGACCCCATACTCATTTCCGAGCGGTCCCGTCAGTGGTGCCGAGCAGCACGCGTGGCATGAATCAACAGTTTCTCCTGGCCACCGTGAGCTGCGCAACCTAACGCGTAGGGGCGTTGCAGAAGTGCGGTAAGACGGACTGCTTGCATTTGCCGCGTTCCTTAAGAAACCGTTTGCTACCTCACGATTTACGGCGATTTTTTTGCCGCAAAATGCTTGTCTCGTGCTGGGGGCATTGGTAAACTGATCGTTGCCATGTCCAGGGGTGCTTTCTGCGCCGTCATTCGGCAGGAATAACGAGAGGTAATCATATGATCCGTCGTCGGAAGCGTGGCTTTACGCTGGTCGAATTGTTAGTGGTCATCAGCATTATTGGCACTCTGGTGGCAATGTTGCTACCGGCCGTGCAAGCAGCACGCGAAGCCGCGCGCCGCAACACGTGTTCGAATAATCAGCACCAGTTGAGCATTGCCGTTGCGAGCTATGTGACGAGCAAGCAATTCTACCCGGGATATAGGGAGACGGTCATTACGAATGGTGGTGCGTTCCCTGTGAGCTGGGCGGTTGCACTGCTGCCGTTTATGGACAATCGCCCCGCATTCGATCTTTGGAAGCAGACTACGCAAACAACAATGCAACCACCCAGCAATGTATTCTCATTGCCGTTTTTTTTCAGTACTACGCCAGTCACTCTGGAGTTTATGGCTTGCCCCAGTGACATCGTAACGGATACGTCCACGACCCCAGCCCCCAATAGCTATGTCGTGAATACTGGACAGATGGATGTAAATCTGACCTACGGGGCGATGATGGCACCCAATAACTTCTCTCCGGACTCACCCGCAAACGGAGTTTTCCTGAGCCGGTGGGAATATCCGTTGTCGCCACAGAACTTCGGTTCCACAGGTGGCCAAAGTCAGGAGAACAAACTTCAAAAGACCGTGGACGGCAACTTCTTCGATGGCAAAACCAACACATTCTTGCTCTCTGAGAACGTGATGGCGAAGAACTGGTACGACACGGAAATATCAGTGACGGCGTCCAGCGGCAATTACAGCGTCGCCACGACCAATGGGTACAATACAGCGCCCTACAACCCGCAGAGCGCTACCGGAAACCACCTGACGGTGAATGCGCCGGCAACAACTTCGCCCGAACTCTACTCGGGTTTTGTTTGGTGGCCGCAACTTGCGGCTACGAACTCGTTGCAGAACATCAACGGATTGTTTAATGCGTCGGTGGAAATGGTGGCTGATCCATTGCTAGATTTTGCAACAGACATGAATTACTGCCGACCTTCAAGCAATCACCCGGGCGGGGTAAACATGACGTTTGCCGACGGTCGTACGCAGTACGTGAACGAGAACATTGACTACACGGTCTACGCCAGCCTGATGACACCTGAAGGCCGCAAGTGCAATCCCCCGGGTTTTCCGTTCGCACCGACGACGGCGCTGATCACCAATGCCAGCACTTACGGCTTGTCGTCTGCACAGGCTAGCGCCTATCAGACGTACCGCAATACGCAAAACGTCACGACCGCGGCGGGCCTGTAAGAGCTTCGGTATATTTCTGCAAGATTTGACGAACAAGTGGAGGCTTCACGGCCTCCACTTGCTTGCTACCGGGGGCGGCCATAAACGCGAGGGCAGTGCGCGGTGGGTAGTCATCTAAGTGCTGGCGGTGCGCGAGCCTATCTGAGGCTGCTCTCTACGACCGAGTGCAGTTTCGCCACGCGCTTAGATTCGCGTCGTCGGCAAGCAGCGCCGCTCGCGACCATTATTCTGCGCGGCCTTCTGGAAGGCTTCTTTTCCAGGTCATTTCACCTTCATCGAAGGTCAGTACAGAGACGGCACGCTAATACTGCCCGCCTTTATGGAAGAGCAGGTAGGAGCGGAACAGGGGTGTGGTTCCTTGCGGAGCAGGAAGTGTCACATGAGACGACCCCGGAGACCTGGCTTTACCCTCGTTGAACTTTTGGTTGTGATCAGCATTATTGGCACGTTGGTGGCCATGCTCCTGCCGGCGGTGCAGGCAGCACGCGAGGCCGCGCGGCGCAACACCTGCTCTAACAACCAGCATCAATTGAGCATTGCCGTCGCCAGCTACGTGACCAGCAAGCAGTTTTTTCCCGGCTATCGAGAAACGCTCATCACCAATAGCGGCCCTTTTCCCGTTAGCTGGGTCGTGACACTGCTGCCCTTTATGGACAATCGTCCCAGCTTCGATATTTGGAGGCAAACGACGCTGACAGTTCCTCCCACGTTCTTCACTGTCCCGGGCTATTTGACGAGCCCCACACTCGAGTTTCTCGTTTGTCCAAGCGACATCGCCACTGATTCTTCGACCGCGCCATGTCCCAATAGCTACGTAGTGAACACCGGACAGGCCGACGCAAGCACGACTGCCCTCCTGACAACAAACAACGTCTTCGCAGATTCACCGGCGAACGGTGTGTTTCTGAGTCGTTGGGACTATTTTTACTCACCGCAATTCTCCGCCAATGCGGGTCTCGGCATCGAAAACAAACTGCCGAAAACTGTAGAAGCGAACTTCTTTGACGGCAAGTCGAACACGTTCCTGCTCTCTGAGAATATCGATGCCAAGAATTGGTACGATGAACTGTCGGCTATTCCGCCCCCTCCACCATCACCGCCAAGGCCCTATCTCTATATTGTCGATCCGAATAACGGATTCCGCGCGGCGCCTTTCCCACCTCAGACCGTTCCCAGGGCGACTCAATTCGCTCCTGCAATGAACACGCCCGAAATCTACACAGGATTTGTCTGGTGGCCTCAGTTGGCTGCAACCAATTCGTTACAAAATATCAACGGACAAATCAATTCCAGCGTCGACTATCCGACCTCCGGGCTCGACTATGGAACGGATATGAACTACTGCCGGCCGGCAAGCAATCACCCGGGCGGCGTCAACATGACATTTGCCGACGGACGCACGCAGTACGTGAGCGAGAACATCGACTACACGATTTATGCTAGTCTGATGACACCGGAAGGCCGGAAATGTAACCCGCCGGGACTCCCCTTCACGACCACACAGAACCTGAGCAATGTGGGCCTTTCGGCCGCACAGATTCAGGCATATCAGTTTTACCGCAATCCGCAGTCGGCGATCACATCGGCGGGGCTTTAGGTCAAGTGATCGGTCGTACGTTCTTCGGATCGAGACGAATGAGAGATGGAGGCCCCACGGCCTCCATTTTCTTTGTACAATGTGGTCTCGTCTGTCGACGGACGGCAAATGATTGCTCCAAGTATGCGTTAGCTCAATGGAAGTAAGATTTGCGGTTGGCCGGAGGCTGACGTCGTTGAATGGTCGAGTAAGCAATTGCACCTTTCTACAAGGATGGGCTCGGAATGGATGCCGACAACGTCTGGCGCGACTTTTTCCACAAGTGGCCCAAGGATCTGCCGCACCGTGGCGTGTTGGTGACCAACTTTAACGAGCAGATCCCCTTTGATGGGTTCATGACCACCGAGACGATGCTACTTGTCGAGCGGCGCACGCCCGACACGATTGGTGCTCGCAAATTGATCATGCCTTACGGCAATGTAGTGGCCATCAAGCTCACCGATGTGGTCAAGGCCAAGGCATTTGCCGCCTCCGGGTTCGCGGGTGACCTGCCCAATCAGGGCTAGCTGCTCGGCACGCGACGGCAGCAGCCCCCCTGAATCTTCGGTGCTTCGTACCGCCGAGCCAGACTACCCGTGGCGCCCGGGAGCAGCCTCATTTTGAAGGTCTCTTGGGGGACCGGAAAATTGCATTGGTTGCTTGCAATGCGCAGCGTCCAGCGGCATGCTAACACCGTCTCATCGTCGCGATTCCGCGAGCCATACAGTCTGGAGCCCTCTGATCATGCGCCGCACATGCCTCTTCCTGTTCGCGATGTGGTCGTTGTTCGCGTTGTTCGCCGTTGCCCCGCGCGGTGTCTGGGCCGCCTCGGACACGATCGATGCCAAGTCGCTGGCTCAATCCGTCAACATCTATCGCGACGAGTGGGGCGTGCCGCACATCGACGCGCCCACCGACGAAGGGGTGGTGTTCGGTTTTGCCTTTACGCAATGCGAGGACTACTTCTGGCAGGTCGAGGACTCTTATCTGCAATGCCTCGGCCGATACGCCGAAGTGGTGGGCGACGCAGGCTTGGAGAGCGATCTGTTGAACAACTCGTTCGAGGTCGTCAGCCGTTCAAAGGTAGATTTCAACGAGATCGAACCGAAGCTGCAAAAAATCTGCGCCGCCTATGCAGCGGGGCTGAATTATTATCTGGCCACGCATCCCCAGGTGAAGCCACGCCTGCTTACGCATTTTGAACCGTGGAACGTGCTGGCCTTCGAGCGCTTTACGCTGTTGAACTTCATCTACGGCAAGGCGCACGTCGCCAAGGCGGCCACGCGCAAATTGCAGGACGAAGTGCGCGCCGCGACGGGCTCGAACGCCTGGGCCATTGGGCCCAGCAAGACCAAGTCGGGCACGACGATGCTGTTTGCCAATCCGCATCAGCCCTGGTTCGGCGCCGGTCAATTCTACGAAGGGCATCTGCACAGTGGCGAGGGTTGGAGCTTCTCGGGATCGACTTTCTTCGGTGGCCCGCTTCCCACCATCGGCCACAACGACGTGCTGGGTTGGTCGCACACGGTAAATAACCCGGACATCGCCGACGTCTATCGTGAGACATTCGACGATCCAAAAAATCCGCTGAAATATCGTTATGGCGACACATACAAGACGGCCGAACGGTGGCAGGTGCCAATCGCCGTGCGCACGGGGGACAAAGTCGAAACGCGCACCTGCACGTTCCGCAAGACGCATCACGGACCCATCATGGCCAAGGATGACGACACACATTTCCTGTCTGTGCGGATCGCCCACATCTTCGAGGGAAGCCGCCTGCGACAGGCTTTGGCAATGACGCGGGCCCGCAATTTCTCCGAGTGGCGGACGGCGATGGCCGGCTTGAACTTGCAGATGTTCAACACCGTGTACGCCGACCGCGATGGCAACATTTTCTACGTCTACAACGGCACCATTCCGCGCCGCGACCCGAGTTTCGACTGGTCGAAGCCCGTCGACGGCAGCAATCCGAAAACCGAATGGCAGGGCTTACACACCTTCGACGAGCTGCCGCAGATTCTGAATCCACCGTCGGGGTTCGTACAGAATTGCAATGCGACTCCGTTCGCCGCAACCGATGACGGTAACCCGTTTCAGACCGATTTTCCCGCCTACATGGTTGAGGAACAGAACGACGACAAACGCCGCTCGAAGGTGTCACGGATGCTGTTGCGCAAACTGCACGATGCCACGTTCGAAGACTGGCAGCGGCTGGGTTTCGATACGACGTTGTACTGGCCGCTGGTCGAGATTCCGCGCTACCGTCGCGAGCTGGAAATACTGAAGACCAACAATGCCGCGTTGGCAGCCAAGATCGAGCCGCTGCTCGCGCACCTGGCCGACTGGGACTGCCGGTCATCGACCAGCTCGACGCAAACCACACTGTGCGCTGCGTGGTATCAGGAAATGTACGGCACGGGCTACCCGGCCGAGGTGCTGAAGCCTGAGTTTCAGGAGAGCCAGGTCAAGCGTTTCGAGGCCCTGCTGGCTGCCGCGGGCAAGCTCAAGGCGCTGTTTGGTGACTGGAAGGTGCCCTGGGGCGACATTAGTCGCATGCAACGGCACCCAAATTTCGCTGATCCAGCCGTTATACCGTTTGACGACAAGCTGACGAGCCTGGCCTGCCCGGGGGCGCCGGGCCCGCTAGGCGTGGTATTCAACACCTATTACACGCCCATCACAGCGCAGCGCCGCAAGCAGTACGGCGTGGTCGGCCACTCGTTCGTCGGTGTGTATGAGTTCAGCAAGGACCAAAAGGTGAAGGCCAAAACGATTCTGCAATTCGGCGAAAGCGCCGATCCGCAATCGCCCCACTACTTCGACCAGGCGCAGCTTTACGTGCAGCAGAAGTTCAAGCCCGCCTGGTTCGACTGGGATGAAGTAGTCGCCCACTCGCAGGTGAAGTATCAACCTGGTGAGAAGCGGTAACGGCAGCACTGTCTGAAGACGAAGGGCAGAATGTCGAAGAATTACCAAGCGCGCTAGCGTAGAGGCCGGACGCCACTCGCCGTTGGCTTGAGCCAACGGAAGCTCGTCGTTGGTTCTTCATTCGACATTCACCACTCGCCGTGAGACATTCACCGTTGTCACTTTTTCTTGGCCTCGGGGAATTTTCCCAACATCGTGTAGATGTTCACTAGGGCCTGGTTCATCATCCGCTCGCCCGAGCCGATTTCGGCGGGGGATACAGGAGGGTCGGCGCCGTAGCCACCCTCGCTGACGGCCTCGATCGTGGGGAAGTACATGTTGTGGCCGTTGCAGTAGCCGAAGAACAACGTGTGCGGCAGATACGATCGTTCCTTCAAACGGTTGGAATGGTTCGAGAAGAATTCGCCCGACCCACCCACAAGCGCGATGTCGCCGTTGAGTAGCACAGTATCCAACTCGGGCGTGATTCCGTTCTTCGATTCCTCAACGAAGTTAGCCACCAACTCGGGGAAGAATGCCGAGCCGTAGCCGGCAATGATCAAGGGGTTGGAAAAGTCGACCCGCGACGCAAATGTAAAATGGTCGACCTTACCGCGGATGCCCGGGCTTTCGGGCTTCTTGGTCTCGATCGAGCGGGCAAGCTCCAATACCTGATCCGCCAGGGCATTGCCCATGTGGACGTAGTTGACGACTTTTTCGCCGCTGTCCGAGGTAGGTTCGGGGGGCGGATTGGCGCTCATGTCACCCGCTGCGCCCTGCATGAATACGCAGTGTGTGCCGAGTTCTGCTTCGACCTTCTTTTTCATCGCACCCGGATAGTCGGCCGAAAACTTCAACACGATGGCGTTGATCATGGTGGGATGCGCAGCGAAGTTCACCAACACCGCGATCGGTTTGCCAGACTCGTCGTCGAAGCGCATCACCGCCAGCATCGGCTCGGTCGCCGGCGGCTGTCGCTTGGTGTGCCGATTGCGGTTGTAGGTAGTGTTCCTTGTCGCAATACCCATCTTGGCGGGCTTGGCGGTGCGATCCGCCTCGAGGATGGCGTCGATCAACATGTCAGGCAGCTGCTTGGCATAGGCCACGGCCGCGTCGAATTTGCCCTTACCTAATCCGTCGCGGTCCACAAGCTCGATCACCGGCCCATGGTGCGAATGACTGCCGCTGATCATGACATGGTCGATACCGGCCTTCTCCTTCAGTTCCTTGCGAATCTTCTGCATCATGGCCTGCGTCGGGCCGCGGCCTAGGTCCGTGCCGACAATGGCCAACTTCTGATCGCCCGCGTGGATGACGATGGCCTTGGCCATGAGCGGGTCGAGCGAACCCTGCGACAAGGCAGCATGGCGGGCACCGTAGCCCCACATAGGCACGGGCGCCTGCGGCGTAAGGTCGCGGTTGGCGACGCCGACAGCGAACCGTGTCTTCGAATCCGCGGCATCATCAGCGGTTGCGACGGCCGCGAACAGGCCGAGCATACAACAAGCCGCCAACAGAAATGCGCGACGCGGAAAATGGGATCGCCGGGCAAGAAATCGAAGCGACATGCGAAGTTCCTCTAGGCAGGGCGTAGGGCTGGAGCGAAGCGGGCAGAACTCAAGCTGCAATACCCCGCGGCGCCGGCACGGGTTTCAGAGGGCCCGCGCCGCTGGCCTGGGGATGCTGTCGACTATAGCTGGCCGGATCGCCGGTTGCCACCGGGAGCGCCGCTGCCGAGACGCATGAAAAGGGCTAGAATCACGCTATGAACAAACCACTCGTTCGCTCCAGCGATGCCAAGATCGCCGGGGTTTGTGGCGGCGTCGCCGCCTGGCTCGATTTCGACCCCACAGTGGTTCGTATCGTATGGCTGCTGGCGACGTTCTTTACACTGGGATTCCCCGGTATTTTCCTCTACCTGCTGTTATGGCTCATGATGCCTGGCCCTGACGACGGGGCGGTTTCGTCAGGCGAACTGGCCCGATCAAGACGCCACAGCATGATCGCCGGCGTCTGCGGCGGCATTGCCGACTGGCTGGGCTGGGACCCCACGCAGGTGAGAGTTCTATACGTGGTGGGGTCGATCTGCTCGGTGGCATTCCCGGGCACGGTGGTTTACATCGTCTTATGGATGGTGATGCCGCGAGCACCATAGGGTGTGCATCGCACACCTGCGGCGATCCGTTGAGAACGCCTGTCGCCCTCGACCGACTATTCTCATTCGATCA
This sequence is a window from Pirellulales bacterium. Protein-coding genes within it:
- a CDS encoding DUF1559 domain-containing protein — protein: MEEQVGAEQGCGSLRSRKCHMRRPRRPGFTLVELLVVISIIGTLVAMLLPAVQAAREAARRNTCSNNQHQLSIAVASYVTSKQFFPGYRETLITNSGPFPVSWVVTLLPFMDNRPSFDIWRQTTLTVPPTFFTVPGYLTSPTLEFLVCPSDIATDSSTAPCPNSYVVNTGQADASTTALLTTNNVFADSPANGVFLSRWDYFYSPQFSANAGLGIENKLPKTVEANFFDGKSNTFLLSENIDAKNWYDELSAIPPPPPSPPRPYLYIVDPNNGFRAAPFPPQTVPRATQFAPAMNTPEIYTGFVWWPQLAATNSLQNINGQINSSVDYPTSGLDYGTDMNYCRPASNHPGGVNMTFADGRTQYVSENIDYTIYASLMTPEGRKCNPPGLPFTTTQNLSNVGLSAAQIQAYQFYRNPQSAITSAGL
- a CDS encoding neutral/alkaline non-lysosomal ceramidase N-terminal domain-containing protein — encoded protein: MSLRFLARRSHFPRRAFLLAACCMLGLFAAVATADDAADSKTRFAVGVANRDLTPQAPVPMWGYGARHAALSQGSLDPLMAKAIVIHAGDQKLAIVGTDLGRGPTQAMMQKIRKELKEKAGIDHVMISGSHSHHGPVIELVDRDGLGKGKFDAAVAYAKQLPDMLIDAILEADRTAKPAKMGIATRNTTYNRNRHTKRQPPATEPMLAVMRFDDESGKPIAVLVNFAAHPTMINAIVLKFSADYPGAMKKKVEAELGTHCVFMQGAAGDMSANPPPEPTSDSGEKVVNYVHMGNALADQVLELARSIETKKPESPGIRGKVDHFTFASRVDFSNPLIIAGYGSAFFPELVANFVEESKNGITPELDTVLLNGDIALVGGSGEFFSNHSNRLKERSYLPHTLFFGYCNGHNMYFPTIEAVSEGGYGADPPVSPAEIGSGERMMNQALVNIYTMLGKFPEAKKK
- a CDS encoding penicillin acylase family protein, producing the protein MRRTCLFLFAMWSLFALFAVAPRGVWAASDTIDAKSLAQSVNIYRDEWGVPHIDAPTDEGVVFGFAFTQCEDYFWQVEDSYLQCLGRYAEVVGDAGLESDLLNNSFEVVSRSKVDFNEIEPKLQKICAAYAAGLNYYLATHPQVKPRLLTHFEPWNVLAFERFTLLNFIYGKAHVAKAATRKLQDEVRAATGSNAWAIGPSKTKSGTTMLFANPHQPWFGAGQFYEGHLHSGEGWSFSGSTFFGGPLPTIGHNDVLGWSHTVNNPDIADVYRETFDDPKNPLKYRYGDTYKTAERWQVPIAVRTGDKVETRTCTFRKTHHGPIMAKDDDTHFLSVRIAHIFEGSRLRQALAMTRARNFSEWRTAMAGLNLQMFNTVYADRDGNIFYVYNGTIPRRDPSFDWSKPVDGSNPKTEWQGLHTFDELPQILNPPSGFVQNCNATPFAATDDGNPFQTDFPAYMVEEQNDDKRRSKVSRMLLRKLHDATFEDWQRLGFDTTLYWPLVEIPRYRRELEILKTNNAALAAKIEPLLAHLADWDCRSSTSSTQTTLCAAWYQEMYGTGYPAEVLKPEFQESQVKRFEALLAAAGKLKALFGDWKVPWGDISRMQRHPNFADPAVIPFDDKLTSLACPGAPGPLGVVFNTYYTPITAQRRKQYGVVGHSFVGVYEFSKDQKVKAKTILQFGESADPQSPHYFDQAQLYVQQKFKPAWFDWDEVVAHSQVKYQPGEKR
- a CDS encoding DUF1559 domain-containing protein, which translates into the protein MIRRRKRGFTLVELLVVISIIGTLVAMLLPAVQAAREAARRNTCSNNQHQLSIAVASYVTSKQFYPGYRETVITNGGAFPVSWAVALLPFMDNRPAFDLWKQTTQTTMQPPSNVFSLPFFFSTTPVTLEFMACPSDIVTDTSTTPAPNSYVVNTGQMDVNLTYGAMMAPNNFSPDSPANGVFLSRWEYPLSPQNFGSTGGQSQENKLQKTVDGNFFDGKTNTFLLSENVMAKNWYDTEISVTASSGNYSVATTNGYNTAPYNPQSATGNHLTVNAPATTSPELYSGFVWWPQLAATNSLQNINGLFNASVEMVADPLLDFATDMNYCRPSSNHPGGVNMTFADGRTQYVNENIDYTVYASLMTPEGRKCNPPGFPFAPTTALITNASTYGLSSAQASAYQTYRNTQNVTTAAGL
- a CDS encoding PspC domain-containing protein; the protein is MNKPLVRSSDAKIAGVCGGVAAWLDFDPTVVRIVWLLATFFTLGFPGIFLYLLLWLMMPGPDDGAVSSGELARSRRHSMIAGVCGGIADWLGWDPTQVRVLYVVGSICSVAFPGTVVYIVLWMVMPRAP
- a CDS encoding type 1 glutamine amidotransferase domain-containing protein → MSDNLKGKRVLMFVDDVYEDLELWYPRLRLTEAGVDVTVAGPAADRVYAGKHGYPCRSNAALADVQTVDFHGLVIPGGFMPDKLRRDLKVLSLVHEFAEAKKLVAAICHGGWIAISAGVYRGVRVTGSAGIKDDLINAGAHWEDAAVVVDRHFVSSRKPDDLPDFCRAILGLL